A window from Verrucomicrobiota bacterium encodes these proteins:
- a CDS encoding AraC family transcriptional regulator has translation MGEERGLAEGFPHQRLVLLPTEALVRCQEIPVVDQLYPTHLGSYPSAPRHYVKRVGVEQVIMICCLKGRGSLEMDDRIFKIKKGNVGFVPSGTPHIYRSSRKDPWSICWIHFDGTQKNAVLRNLGVGMGKPLLFVPDTSIVRDAFEEVYACLNYNYSDAGLFAMATEFMRMIGKIRLHNSASEAEKQRVESRILKTVEFMERHTDLRLTLEGLASMAGLSVPHYSKLFRERTEKSPMAYFAQLKMRKACELLQGTDEPVQHVANRLGIEDPFYFSRQFKKIQGVSPVKYRENLSL, from the coding sequence ATGGGTGAAGAAAGGGGATTGGCCGAGGGGTTTCCGCACCAAAGATTGGTCCTTCTACCGACGGAAGCACTGGTCCGTTGCCAGGAGATTCCGGTCGTGGATCAGCTTTATCCAACGCACTTGGGTTCTTATCCCTCGGCTCCGCGCCACTATGTCAAGCGGGTAGGGGTCGAGCAGGTCATCATGATCTGCTGCCTGAAAGGGCGTGGTTCTCTTGAAATGGATGATCGTATCTTTAAAATCAAAAAAGGAAATGTCGGCTTTGTTCCGTCTGGGACTCCTCATATCTATCGTAGTTCCCGCAAGGATCCGTGGTCGATTTGCTGGATTCATTTCGATGGCACACAGAAAAACGCGGTTTTGCGAAATCTGGGGGTCGGAATGGGGAAACCTTTGCTTTTCGTTCCCGACACCTCGATAGTCCGAGACGCTTTCGAAGAAGTCTATGCGTGTTTGAATTACAACTACTCCGATGCAGGGCTGTTTGCGATGGCGACCGAATTCATGCGGATGATCGGTAAGATCCGTTTGCACAACAGCGCGTCGGAGGCCGAGAAACAACGGGTAGAAAGCCGTATCCTGAAGACCGTCGAGTTCATGGAACGACATACCGATCTGCGGCTTACGCTGGAAGGTCTGGCCTCGATGGCCGGCCTCTCGGTTCCCCACTATAGCAAACTCTTCAGAGAACGGACGGAGAAATCCCCAATGGCTTACTTCGCTCAACTCAAGATGAGAAAAGCGTGCGAACTGCTGCAAGGGACCGACGAACCCGTTCAACACGTGGCGAACCGGCTGGGCATTGAAGATCCGTTTTACTTCAGTCGCCAGTTCAAGAAGATCCAAGGAGTTTCGCCGGTAAAATACCGGGAGAATTTGAGTTTGTAA
- a CDS encoding sugar porter family MFS transporter: protein MQTRYNLKFIWMISMVAAMGGLLFGYDWVVIGGAKPFYEAYFNLTGDDQVWRAGWAISSALAGCLAGALLSGFITDRIGRKKVLVLAAALFTASAIWTALSTSYNTFIAARIVGGIGIGLASNVSPMYIAEVAPSRMRGKFVSINQLTIVIGVLAAQIVNLLIYNHHPVADDATTEVILNSWNGQTGWRWMFAAETVPAGLFFLLALLVPESPRWLVKKGRTERARSILAKIGRESYADAEIAEIRSTLNDASAGVNYGQLFSPKLLKILGLGIFIAVFQQWCGINVIFNYAQEIFEAAGYDVSGMMFNIVITGIVNLVFTFVAIKTVDRIGRRPLMLIGSGGLMITYAILGACYYFQVKGFAVLIVVLTAIACYAMTLAPITWVLLSELFPNRIRGAAMSVCVSALWIACFALTVTFKPINAAMGAAGTFWLYGAICLVGFLFLKRFVPETKGKSLEEIEKELSNEK, encoded by the coding sequence ATGCAAACTCGTTATAATCTAAAATTCATTTGGATGATCAGCATGGTCGCCGCGATGGGTGGTCTGCTTTTCGGCTATGACTGGGTGGTCATCGGGGGAGCCAAACCTTTCTACGAAGCCTACTTCAACCTGACGGGCGATGATCAGGTGTGGCGCGCTGGATGGGCGATTAGCTCGGCCTTGGCTGGTTGTCTAGCGGGCGCCCTCCTCTCAGGTTTTATCACCGACCGGATCGGAAGGAAAAAGGTCCTCGTACTTGCCGCGGCCCTTTTCACGGCTTCGGCCATCTGGACCGCCCTCTCCACCTCTTACAACACGTTTATCGCCGCGCGTATCGTGGGTGGTATCGGTATCGGTTTGGCCTCGAACGTTTCCCCAATGTACATCGCCGAGGTAGCCCCTTCCCGCATGCGAGGCAAGTTCGTTTCGATTAACCAACTGACGATCGTCATCGGCGTCCTTGCGGCCCAGATCGTCAACTTACTGATCTACAATCACCATCCGGTCGCCGATGACGCAACCACGGAGGTCATATTGAATTCCTGGAACGGGCAAACGGGCTGGCGTTGGATGTTCGCGGCGGAGACCGTTCCGGCCGGACTGTTTTTTCTCCTAGCACTTTTGGTTCCGGAATCGCCCCGTTGGTTGGTCAAGAAAGGACGGACGGAACGGGCTCGGTCGATTCTCGCGAAGATCGGCAGGGAGTCCTACGCGGACGCCGAGATCGCCGAAATCCGCTCGACCCTCAACGACGCCTCCGCAGGCGTAAACTACGGACAGCTTTTCAGCCCGAAGCTGTTGAAGATCCTCGGCCTCGGTATCTTCATCGCGGTCTTCCAGCAATGGTGCGGGATCAACGTGATCTTCAACTACGCGCAGGAAATCTTCGAGGCCGCAGGCTACGATGTCAGCGGAATGATGTTCAATATCGTGATCACGGGAATCGTGAATCTCGTCTTCACTTTCGTCGCCATCAAGACCGTCGATAGAATCGGACGGCGGCCGTTGATGCTCATCGGTTCCGGCGGACTAATGATAACTTACGCAATCCTCGGAGCCTGCTATTACTTCCAGGTCAAAGGCTTTGCCGTCCTCATCGTCGTGCTAACCGCCATCGCCTGCTATGCGATGACCCTCGCACCGATTACCTGGGTGCTACTTTCCGAGCTCTTCCCTAACCGAATTCGGGGAGCTGCGATGAGCGTGTGCGTATCCGCCCTCTGGATCGCCTGTTTTGCCCTTACCGTAACGTTCAAGCCGATCAACGCAGCGATGGGTGCGGCCGGCACCTTTTGGCTCTACGGAGCCATCTGCCTAGTAGGGTTTCTATTCCTCAAACGGTTTGTTCCCGAAACGAAAGGAAAGTCGCTGGAAGAAATCGAAAAAGAACTCAGCAACGAGAAATAA
- a CDS encoding glycoside hydrolase family 88 protein, whose product MMRILFQKSILAFAVTALVGMAAAHGQGPEKPYPSEVEAVTRKVADWQIETYIDMARYRALPLGLEHQKWRRTKKYDDNDWTSATFHLGLFHFAETIDEPGYMEWLKALSEGVDWKLRWNPKGIEHADDHAMGQLYLDLYEEYGDPVMIADLQSRFDAILEDPEESQKRAWFWCDALFMGPATWARLARVTEEEKYLYYMDRQYHLSHSRLYNPEEGLFYRGGKFMKNREKNGAQEFWARGNGWVYGGLVFLIPDLPPDWEGRQFYIDLFQEMSLALKRTQRSDGTWSMGMLGNEADYPIKEISGTAFFVFGLAWGVNEGLLDHETYEPVILDGWKAMVDCVNEEGMPGYVQGVGAAPGASDPGHTEIYATGAFVAAGAEVYCMIQSE is encoded by the coding sequence ATGATGCGAATCCTATTTCAAAAATCCATTCTTGCTTTCGCCGTTACCGCCTTGGTCGGCATGGCTGCGGCACATGGGCAAGGGCCGGAGAAACCGTACCCGTCCGAGGTCGAAGCGGTCACGCGCAAGGTAGCTGATTGGCAAATCGAAACTTATATCGACATGGCCAGATACCGAGCCCTTCCCCTCGGTCTCGAACACCAGAAGTGGCGGCGCACCAAGAAATACGACGACAACGATTGGACCTCCGCGACCTTCCACTTGGGACTCTTCCATTTCGCCGAAACCATCGACGAACCGGGCTATATGGAGTGGCTCAAAGCCCTGAGTGAAGGAGTCGATTGGAAACTCCGCTGGAATCCCAAGGGAATTGAGCACGCCGACGACCACGCCATGGGGCAGCTTTACCTCGACTTATACGAGGAATACGGCGATCCGGTTATGATCGCCGACTTGCAATCACGTTTCGATGCCATCCTCGAAGACCCCGAGGAAAGCCAAAAGCGGGCGTGGTTCTGGTGCGACGCCTTGTTCATGGGACCGGCCACTTGGGCACGGTTGGCGCGCGTCACGGAAGAAGAGAAGTACCTTTACTACATGGATCGTCAATACCACCTCTCCCACTCCCGGCTTTACAACCCAGAGGAAGGGCTTTTTTACCGGGGCGGGAAGTTCATGAAGAACCGTGAAAAGAACGGTGCCCAAGAGTTCTGGGCTCGCGGCAACGGCTGGGTTTACGGAGGACTGGTGTTCCTAATCCCCGACCTGCCGCCGGACTGGGAGGGTCGCCAGTTTTACATCGACTTGTTCCAGGAGATGTCGCTCGCGCTGAAACGGACCCAGCGAAGCGATGGCACCTGGTCGATGGGGATGCTCGGAAACGAGGCCGACTATCCGATCAAGGAAATCAGTGGCACGGCCTTCTTCGTCTTCGGCTTGGCTTGGGGAGTCAACGAGGGGCTCCTCGACCACGAGACTTACGAGCCCGTCATCCTCGACGGGTGGAAGGCTATGGTCGACTGCGTGAACGAGGAAGGCATGCCCGGCTACGTGCAGGGCGTAGGAGCGGCCCCCGGCGCAAGCGACCCCGGTCACACCGAAATCTATGCGACCGGTGCTTTCGTCGCCGCGGGAGCGGAAGTCTACTGCATGATCCAATCCGAATAA
- a CDS encoding sulfatase-like hydrolase/transferase, producing the protein MSAFASSKITSILLATVAVFTTAFADPKPNAIIIIVDDLGYADMAFLPDAPEDVKSFGTPGFDELAATGTYFQNAYGTSPICSPSRAGLITGRYQQRWGNYWYGEGGLPSGERTLPEELHDNGYLTVKLGKTHLNGGAKEFPTEHGFDRFLGFMHHTWDYIRLSQKDVDAYKSREEFAGFGAQILGPLVKADTRGTKREDAERVSYENSFTTKIFTDEAVDFIHENKDGKPFYLHIAYNAVHQPTYVVEESWAEKTGARYVPWDRDAPQWGYPYWEPSTETNEVFHRRWGHMGEVDVEGRRCYLANLLALDHSITRILEALDETGQRENTVIFFVSDNGGTINTYANNSPLRGYKFMFGEGGIRVPMIVSMPGTLPEGYVNGQAIVSTMDIFPTVLALADLPVPANLDGKTLLPVLAGETDQQHEWLAWAKNRDSWVLRKGDWKLANDVGWQRGGFKQLPNGDVVRGEPVQYPSGLLLYNLKNDIGETTNLAEEYPDVTKELLQLQATWAGEMADPINSKNVK; encoded by the coding sequence ATGAGTGCCTTCGCATCGTCTAAAATCACCTCCATCCTTCTCGCCACTGTCGCGGTCTTCACCACGGCCTTTGCCGATCCGAAACCGAATGCCATCATCATCATAGTCGATGATCTCGGCTACGCGGACATGGCCTTCTTACCGGACGCTCCCGAAGACGTGAAAAGCTTTGGCACCCCCGGCTTTGACGAGCTGGCGGCAACCGGAACCTATTTTCAAAACGCTTACGGCACTTCACCCATTTGCAGTCCTTCCAGGGCCGGACTGATCACTGGCCGTTACCAGCAGCGCTGGGGGAATTACTGGTACGGCGAGGGTGGACTCCCCAGCGGAGAAAGAACCCTCCCTGAAGAACTGCACGACAACGGCTACCTGACGGTAAAGCTCGGAAAGACCCATCTCAACGGCGGAGCAAAGGAGTTTCCCACCGAGCACGGCTTTGACCGTTTTCTCGGGTTCATGCACCACACCTGGGACTACATCCGGTTAAGCCAGAAAGATGTGGATGCCTATAAATCTCGCGAGGAATTTGCGGGATTCGGCGCCCAGATACTCGGCCCTTTGGTGAAGGCCGATACCAGGGGGACCAAGAGGGAGGACGCAGAAAGAGTTTCCTACGAGAATTCGTTTACAACCAAAATCTTTACTGACGAAGCGGTGGATTTCATTCACGAGAACAAAGACGGAAAACCTTTTTATCTCCACATCGCCTACAATGCTGTTCACCAACCGACTTACGTGGTGGAAGAATCCTGGGCGGAGAAAACCGGTGCCCGCTATGTGCCTTGGGATCGTGATGCACCCCAATGGGGTTATCCGTACTGGGAACCGTCCACGGAAACGAATGAAGTGTTTCACAGACGGTGGGGTCACATGGGAGAGGTCGACGTAGAAGGCCGTCGCTGTTACCTCGCCAACCTGCTCGCTCTCGACCATAGCATCACACGAATTCTCGAAGCCTTGGATGAAACCGGACAAAGGGAAAACACGGTAATCTTCTTCGTCTCGGACAACGGAGGGACGATCAATACCTACGCAAACAATTCTCCCCTGCGCGGCTACAAATTCATGTTTGGCGAGGGCGGTATTCGGGTTCCCATGATCGTCAGCATGCCCGGAACCCTCCCCGAAGGATACGTAAACGGGCAAGCCATTGTTTCCACCATGGATATCTTCCCCACCGTGCTTGCACTCGCCGACCTTCCCGTTCCCGCCAACCTCGACGGAAAAACCCTCCTCCCGGTTCTCGCGGGCGAAACTGACCAGCAGCACGAATGGCTCGCGTGGGCGAAAAACCGCGACTCTTGGGTTCTCCGCAAAGGAGATTGGAAACTGGCGAACGACGTAGGCTGGCAGCGCGGCGGATTCAAGCAACTTCCCAATGGAGATGTCGTGCGGGGAGAACCCGTCCAGTATCCAAGTGGCCTTCTTCTCTACAATTTGAAGAACGACATCGGCGAAACCACCAACCTCGCCGAAGAGTATCCCGACGTCACGAAAGAATTACTACAATTACAAGCCACCTGGGCTGGCGAAATGGCCGACCCCATAAACTCCAAGAACGTAAAATGA
- a CDS encoding DUF5107 domain-containing protein, producing the protein MSRLEVKREPLTLPTYGLGKPEKNPLFFEKRVYQGSCGKVYPVPFIDKVYDTPEPQEYDSVRLENDFVRLVMLPEIGGRIFLGQDKVNRDYDFFYRQDEIKPALVGLAGPWISGGVEFNWPQHHRPGTYLPIDTHIEEKKDGSKTVWMSEHDPLNRLKGMHGVCLRPDSSLVELKVRLYNRTPFTRTFLWWANVAAEVHDHFQSFFPPDVHYVADHAVRAQSSFPIANNTYYGVDYAERNGANDLSRYKNIEVPTSYMVCDTSFNFFGGYDYDAEGGFIHVANRHIAPGKKQWTWGNHEFGWAWDRELTDRVGPTGRPAPYVELMAGVYTDNQPDFTYLLPYETKTFTQFWWPYQKIGPVQNATEDAALRLVVNEDRALDLGAVASRRIEGARILLTDGDKVLMDERVDLSPEHPWQRQDLKLEGDDPESLELRIENYLSYRPISTAKLERNRAVATEPPMPAEIKTTDELFLTAEHLEQYRHPTRYPELYWDEILRRDPMDARANLAYGRSKLNQGLLGEAGILLEKAIERLTQRHPNSCTGEAHYFLGLVRRFQESFAEAYALFYKATWNYEWRAAAYYELAALDCRKRNWRKALEHCEASLDTNRQSNKTQVLRAMALREIGADWQTGLKELLAVDPLDHWTRYELDDIDGFLEKSRNDAQTVLDLVYDYADAGFADKAIALLELHHANEVAPVAVPNPLATSQLTHYALAWLRQEAGLLSEAQALDPDYLFPSRIHDQIVLEWAMGQEGKDGNAAYGLGNYYYDRKRHEDAIQAWEAVPPFASAKRNLGIAYWNVRSDGETARAAYQKALELDPNDARIFAEFDQLREKLGDPPVDRLSALLSRPELVELRDDCSVALATLYNDTGTPGKALELIANRRFHPWEGGEGKVLKQFTRAHLLLGQLALEERNGSKALEHFESAMEAPQSLGEAYHLLQSKADVNYWKGKALRMLAREEEAQEHFQESACEKGDFEAMAVTEHSELSYFRGLSLLELGDTGKARDLFTGLKSFAEEKLREPARIDYFATSLPLLLVFEEDLDQTRKKEMNRLIDLADQELEKLSYEKVCS; encoded by the coding sequence ATGAGCCGACTCGAAGTAAAACGGGAACCACTAACACTTCCCACATACGGTCTGGGGAAGCCGGAGAAGAATCCGCTCTTCTTCGAGAAGCGGGTTTACCAAGGTTCTTGCGGCAAGGTCTACCCGGTTCCCTTCATTGACAAGGTCTACGACACACCGGAGCCGCAAGAGTACGACTCGGTTCGCTTGGAAAACGACTTCGTCCGCCTCGTCATGCTTCCTGAGATCGGGGGAAGGATCTTTCTCGGCCAAGACAAGGTCAATCGAGACTACGACTTTTTCTACCGGCAGGATGAAATCAAGCCGGCGCTCGTCGGTCTCGCTGGTCCTTGGATTTCCGGCGGGGTCGAGTTCAACTGGCCCCAACACCACCGTCCGGGCACCTACCTGCCCATCGATACCCATATCGAAGAAAAGAAAGACGGCTCGAAAACCGTCTGGATGTCCGAGCACGATCCGCTCAACCGATTGAAGGGCATGCACGGCGTATGCCTTCGTCCCGATAGCTCCCTCGTCGAGCTGAAAGTGCGGCTCTACAACCGGACTCCCTTTACCCGGACCTTTCTCTGGTGGGCTAACGTGGCCGCCGAGGTGCATGACCACTTCCAGAGCTTTTTCCCGCCGGATGTTCACTACGTGGCCGACCATGCCGTTCGCGCCCAAAGTTCCTTCCCAATCGCCAACAACACCTACTACGGCGTTGATTACGCCGAGAGGAACGGAGCCAATGACCTGAGTCGCTACAAAAACATCGAGGTTCCTACCAGCTACATGGTCTGCGATACTTCTTTCAACTTTTTCGGTGGTTATGATTATGATGCCGAAGGGGGCTTCATCCACGTCGCCAACAGGCATATCGCACCGGGCAAGAAGCAATGGACCTGGGGCAATCATGAATTCGGCTGGGCCTGGGACCGGGAATTGACCGACCGCGTCGGCCCGACCGGACGCCCCGCCCCCTATGTCGAATTAATGGCCGGGGTCTATACCGACAATCAGCCCGACTTCACTTATCTCCTGCCCTACGAGACCAAGACCTTTACCCAGTTCTGGTGGCCCTACCAAAAGATCGGCCCGGTCCAGAACGCGACGGAAGACGCAGCCCTACGGCTCGTCGTCAACGAAGACCGCGCCCTCGATCTGGGTGCCGTCGCTTCCCGAAGGATCGAGGGCGCTCGCATTCTCCTCACGGACGGGGACAAGGTCCTGATGGATGAGCGGGTGGACCTATCGCCGGAACACCCTTGGCAGCGACAAGACCTCAAATTGGAGGGCGATGATCCAGAATCGCTCGAACTCCGCATCGAGAACTACCTTTCCTATCGCCCGATCAGCACCGCAAAGCTGGAGCGGAATCGCGCCGTCGCAACCGAACCGCCCATGCCCGCGGAGATCAAAACCACCGACGAACTCTTCCTCACCGCGGAGCACCTCGAACAATACCGCCACCCAACCCGCTACCCCGAACTCTACTGGGATGAAATCCTCCGGCGCGATCCGATGGACGCCCGCGCGAACCTCGCCTACGGACGCAGCAAGCTGAACCAAGGATTGCTCGGAGAAGCGGGAATCCTGCTCGAAAAAGCGATTGAACGCCTGACTCAACGGCATCCGAACTCCTGCACAGGCGAGGCCCATTACTTTCTCGGACTCGTCCGCCGCTTTCAGGAAAGTTTCGCCGAAGCCTACGCCCTTTTCTACAAGGCGACTTGGAACTACGAGTGGCGGGCCGCTGCCTACTATGAACTCGCGGCCCTCGATTGCCGGAAAAGGAACTGGAGAAAAGCCCTGGAGCATTGCGAGGCCTCCCTCGACACCAACCGCCAGAGCAACAAAACACAGGTTCTCCGCGCGATGGCTTTGCGGGAGATCGGCGCTGACTGGCAGACGGGCTTGAAAGAGCTCCTCGCAGTCGACCCGCTCGATCACTGGACGCGCTACGAACTGGACGACATCGACGGCTTTCTCGAGAAGAGCCGCAACGACGCGCAAACCGTCCTTGATCTGGTTTACGATTACGCCGACGCCGGATTCGCGGACAAGGCGATCGCCCTTCTCGAACTGCACCACGCCAATGAAGTAGCGCCCGTCGCCGTGCCCAATCCCCTCGCTACGTCTCAGCTCACCCACTACGCCTTGGCTTGGTTGCGGCAAGAAGCGGGTCTTCTCTCCGAAGCCCAGGCACTCGACCCCGACTATCTCTTTCCCTCCCGGATCCACGACCAGATCGTTTTGGAATGGGCCATGGGCCAAGAAGGAAAAGATGGAAACGCCGCGTATGGGTTAGGCAACTACTATTACGACCGCAAGCGTCACGAAGACGCGATCCAAGCCTGGGAAGCCGTTCCGCCCTTTGCCTCCGCCAAGCGTAACCTGGGGATCGCCTACTGGAACGTCCGTTCCGACGGCGAGACGGCACGCGCGGCTTACCAGAAAGCCCTCGAACTCGATCCAAACGACGCCAGGATCTTCGCGGAGTTCGATCAACTCCGGGAAAAATTGGGAGACCCGCCCGTTGATCGACTGTCGGCCCTTTTGAGCCGCCCCGAACTGGTCGAGCTGCGCGACGACTGTTCGGTGGCCCTGGCCACCCTGTACAACGATACCGGAACACCAGGCAAAGCCTTGGAGCTGATTGCGAACCGTCGTTTCCATCCTTGGGAAGGCGGCGAAGGGAAAGTCCTCAAGCAGTTTACCCGCGCCCATTTGCTTCTCGGCCAACTGGCACTCGAAGAGAGAAACGGTTCGAAAGCATTGGAGCATTTCGAAAGTGCCATGGAGGCCCCGCAAAGCCTTGGCGAAGCCTACCACCTGTTGCAGTCTAAGGCGGACGTAAACTACTGGAAGGGCAAAGCCCTGCGGATGCTGGCTCGCGAAGAAGAAGCGCAGGAACACTTCCAGGAAAGTGCCTGCGAAAAGGGTGACTTCGAAGCCATGGCCGTAACCGAGCATTCGGAATTATCCTATTTTCGCGGCCTCTCCCTCCTCGAATTGGGGGACACCGGGAAAGCCCGTGACCTGTTTACCGGGTTAAAATCCTTCGCGGAAGAAAAGCTCCGCGAGCCCGCCCGGATCGACTATTTCGCAACCTCGCTACCCCTTCTTTTGGTTTTCGAGGAAGATCTGGATCAAACGCGTAAAAAGGAAATGAACCGGCTGATCGACTTGGCCGACCAAGAACTGGAGAAGCTGTCTTATGAAAAAGTTTGTTCTTAA
- a CDS encoding PEP-CTERM sorting domain-containing protein (PEP-CTERM proteins occur, often in large numbers, in the proteomes of bacteria that also encode an exosortase, a predicted intramembrane cysteine proteinase. The presence of a PEP-CTERM domain at a protein's C-terminus predicts cleavage within the sorting domain, followed by covalent anchoring to some some component of the (usually Gram-negative) cell surface. Many PEP-CTERM proteins exhibit an unusual sequence composition that includes large numbers of potential glycosylation sites. Expression of one such protein has been shown restore the ability of a bacterium to form floc, a type of biofilm.) — translation MKNPLLSITAPLVGFALGLQGQIYFEDFSTPPTLVSGGDGTIFYTTGPQTPTFSLGEWSGSSLATWEVSGGVMDVALPSSFGSRSRGMGILVASPTVNTTDTYRVTFDVTNFSNPNAVDGDGIQFNYYEFSNVDDAVVDSPYYIAIDQSQNSSIQVPQTIITRDLSDDSNVGFATNKIGEISVTGDGTFSEDFQFTFEGNGSTYFYLNWTLFSTSSESVSTQGPSFTLDNVSVTVVPEPGSAGLVVGLSSFAGLILLRRRRRS, via the coding sequence ATGAAAAATCCCCTTCTCTCGATTACCGCTCCGCTTGTTGGTTTCGCACTTGGCCTTCAAGGCCAGATTTACTTCGAAGACTTTTCCACCCCGCCTACCTTGGTTTCTGGTGGTGACGGTACAATCTTTTACACAACTGGGCCCCAGACGCCAACTTTTTCATTGGGCGAGTGGTCAGGTTCCTCATTGGCGACTTGGGAGGTTTCCGGGGGCGTTATGGACGTCGCTCTCCCATCATCATTTGGTTCGCGGTCGAGGGGCATGGGTATTCTCGTAGCATCCCCAACAGTAAACACAACAGATACCTACAGGGTCACTTTTGATGTCACCAATTTTTCAAACCCGAATGCAGTAGATGGCGACGGTATCCAGTTTAATTATTACGAGTTTTCCAACGTTGACGATGCAGTAGTAGATAGCCCATACTACATAGCGATTGATCAGTCTCAGAACAGCTCAATCCAAGTTCCCCAAACCATCATAACACGAGATCTTTCGGACGACTCAAACGTAGGCTTTGCGACCAACAAGATCGGTGAGATTTCGGTTACAGGAGATGGAACGTTCAGTGAAGACTTTCAGTTCACTTTCGAGGGGAATGGCTCGACATACTTCTATCTGAATTGGACTCTCTTCTCAACGTCATCGGAGTCGGTTAGCACTCAGGGCCCGTCATTTACCTTGGACAACGTAAGCGTAACTGTGGTTCCAGAGCCGGGCTCTGCTGGTTTGGTAGTCGGGTTATCCTCGTTTGCTGGTCTAATTCTTCTCCGTCGTCGTCGCAGGTCCTAA